The following coding sequences are from one Bos taurus isolate L1 Dominette 01449 registration number 42190680 breed Hereford chromosome 26, ARS-UCD2.0, whole genome shotgun sequence window:
- the SEMA4G gene encoding semaphorin-4G precursor: MWGRLWPFLLSFLTATAVPGPSLRRPSRELDATPRMTIPYEELSGTRHFKGQAQNYSTLLLEEASARLLVGARGALFSLNAQDIGDGTHKEIRWEASPEMQSKCHQKGKNNQTECFNHVRFLQRLNATHLYTCGTHAFQPLCAAIDAEAFTLPTSFEEGKEKCPYDPARGFTGLIIDGGLYTATRYEFRSIPDIRRSRHPHSLRTEEAPMHWLNDAEFVFSVLVRESQASAVGDDDKVYYFFTERAAEEGAGSFAQSRSSHRVARVARVCKGDLGGKKILQKKWTSFLKARLICHIPQYEMLRSVCSLQADTSAHTHFYAAFTLTTQWKTLEASAICRYDLAEVQAVFAGPYMEYQDGVRRWGRYEGGVPEPRPGSCITDSLRSRGYNSSQDLPSLVLDFVKLHPLMARPVVPTRGRPLLLKRSVRYTHLTGTPVSTPAGPTYDLLFLGTADGWIHKAVVLGSGMHIIEETQVLKEPQSVENLVISPMQHSLYVGAPSGIIQLPLSSCSRYRSCYDCILARDPYCGWDPSTHACMVTTTIANRSQSSRTALIQDMERGNRGCEGNRDTGPPPPLKTRSVLRGDDVLLPCDQPSNLARALWLLNGSMGLSDGQDGYRVGVDGLLVTDTQPEHSGNYGCYAEENGLRTLLASYSLTVRPATPAPAPQAPAMPGAQLAPDVRLLYVLAIAALGGLCLILASSLFYVACLRGGGRGHRRKYSLGRAGRAGGSAVQLQTVSGQCPGEDDDGDDGERAGGLEGGCLQIIPGEGTPAPPPPPPPPPPTELTNGLVTLPSRLRRMNGNSYVLLRQSNNGVPAGPCSFTEELSRILEKRKHTQLVEHLDESSV, encoded by the exons ATGTGGGGGAGGCTCTGGCCCTTCCTCCTGAGCTTCCTCACAGCAACTGCAGTCCCTGGACCCTCACTGCGGAGACCATCCAGAGAACTAGATGCCACCCCACGGATGACCATCCCCTACGAAG AGCTCTCTGGGACCCGGCACTTCAAGGGCCAAGCCCAGAACTACTCAACACTGCTGCTGGAGGAGGCCTCTGCAAGGCTGCTGGTGGGAGCCCGAGGTGCCCTGTTCTCTCTCAATGCGCAAGACATAGGAGATGGGACTCACAAAGAG ATTCGCTGGGAGGCCTCTCCAGAGATGCAAAGCAAATGTCatcaaaaagggaaaaacaaccaG ACCGAGTGCTTCAACCATGTGCGATTCCTGCAGCGGCTCAATGCCACCCACCTCTACACATGTGGGACTCATGCCTTCCAGCCTCTCTGTGCAGCCATT GATGCTGAGGCCTTCACCTTGCCAACCAGCTTCGAGGAGGGGAAAGAGAAGTGTCCTTACGACCCAGCCCGCGGCTTCACTGGCCTCATCATTG ATGGAGGCCTCTACACAGCCACTCGGTATGAATTCCGGAGCATCCCTGACATCCGCCGGAGCCGGCACCCACActccctgaggacagaggaggcacCAATGCACTGGCTCAATG ATGCTGAGTTTGTGTTCTCCGTCCTGGTGCGGGAGAGCCAGGCCAGTGCCGTGGGTGACGACGACAAAGTTTACTACTTCTTCACGGAGCGTGCTGCTGAGGAGGGTGCAGGCAGCTTTGCTCAGAGCCGCAGCAGTCACCGCGTGGCCCGTGTGGCCCGGGTGTGCAAG GGAGACCTGGGAGGGAAGAAGATCCTGCAGAAGAAGTGGACCTCCTTCTTGAAGGCACGCCTCATCTGCCACATCCCACAGTATGAGATGCTGCGCAGTGTCTGCAGCCTGCAAGCTGAcacctcagcacacacacacttctatgCGGCCTTCACGCTGACCACACAGTG GAAGACCCTCGAGGCCTCAGCCATATGCCGCTATGACCTGGCCGAGGTGCAGGCTGTCTTCGCAGGCCCCTACATGGAATACCAGGATGGTGTCCGGCGCTGGGGCCGCTACGAGGGTGGGGTGCCAGAGCCCCGGCCTGGCTCG TGCATTACAGATTCACTGCGAAGCCGAGGCTACAACTCATCCCAGGACTTGCCATCTCTGGTTCTGGACTTTGTGAAGTTACACCCACTGATGGCTCGGCCTGTGGTGCCCACACGCGGACGGCCCCTGCTGCTCAAGCGCAGTGTGCGCTACACACACCTCACGGGGACACCTGTCAGCACACCTGCCGGACCCACCTATGACCTGCTCTTTCTGGGCACAG CTGATGGCTGGATccacaaggctgtggtcctgggCTCTGGGATGCACATTATTGAAGAGACACAGGTGTTAAAGGAGCCCCAGTCTGTGGAGAACCTGGTCATCTCTCCGATGCAG CATAGCCTCTACGTGGGGGCCCCAAGTGGCATCATCCAGCTACCACTGTCCAGCTGCTCCCGCTACCGCTCCTGCTATGACTGCATCCTGGCCCGGGACCCCTACTGTGGCTGGGACCCCAGCACCCATGCCTGCATGGTGACCACCACCATAGCCAACAGGTCCCAAAGTAGCAG GACAGCACTCATACAGGACATGGAGAGAGGAAACCGAGGCTGCGAGGGCAACAGGGACACAG ggccaccaccaccactgaaGACCCGTTCTGTGCTCCGGGGTGATGATGTCCTATTGCCCTGTGACCAGCCATCCAACCTGGCCCGGGCCTTGTGGCTGCTCAATGGGAGCATGGGCCTGAGCGATGGGCAGGATGGCTACCGCGTGGGTGTGGATGGGCTGCTGGTAACAGACACGCAGCCTGAGCACAGCGGCAACTACGGCTGCTATGCTGAAGAGAACGGCCTCCGCACCCTGCTGGCCTCCTACAGCCTCACGGTGCGACCAGCCACTCCAGCCCCTGCTCCACAAGCCCCTGCCATGCCTGGGGCACAGCTGGCACCGGATGTGCGGCTGCTCTACGTGTTAGCCATTGCTGCACTTGGTGGCCTCTGCCTCATCctggcttcctccctcttctaCGTGGCCTGTCTTCGGGGAGGTGGACGAGGGCACCGTCGAAAATACTCACTGGGTCGGGCCGGCCGGGCAGGGGGCTCTGCTGTGCAGCTGCAGACAGTCTCAGGCCAGTGTCCTGGAGAGGATGATGACGGTGATGATGGGGAACGGGCTGGGGGCTTAGAGGGTGGCTGCCTCCAGATCATCCCCGGAGAGGGAACCCCAGCCCCGCCGCCgccaccccccccaccaccaccaactgAGCTGACCAATGGGCTGGTGACGCTGCCCAGCCGGCTGCGCAGGATGAATGGCAACAGCTACGTGCTCCTGAGGCAGAGCAACAATGGAGTGCCAGCGGGGCCCTGCTCCTTCACCGAGGAGCTCAGCCGCATCCTGGAGAAGAGGAAGCACACACAGCTCGTAGAGCACCTGGATGAGAGCTCTGTCTGA
- the SEMA4G gene encoding semaphorin-4G isoform X1, with protein MWGRLWPFLLSFLTATAVPGPSLRRPSRELDATPRMTIPYEELSGTRHFKGQAQNYSTLLLEEASARLLVGARGALFSLNAQDIGDGTHKEIRWEASPEMQSKCHQKGKNNQTECFNHVRFLQRLNATHLYTCGTHAFQPLCAAIDAEAFTLPTSFEEGKEKCPYDPARGFTGLIIDGGLYTATRYEFRSIPDIRRSRHPHSLRTEEAPMHWLNDAEFVFSVLVRESQASAVGDDDKVYYFFTERAAEEGAGSFAQSRSSHRVARVARVCKGDLGGKKILQKKWTSFLKARLICHIPQYEMLRSVCSLQADTSAHTHFYAAFTLTTQWKTLEASAICRYDLAEVQAVFAGPYMEYQDGVRRWGRYEGGVPEPRPGSCITDSLRSRGYNSSQDLPSLVLDFVKLHPLMARPVVPTRGRPLLLKRSVRYTHLTGTPVSTPAGPTYDLLFLGTADGWIHKAVVLGSGMHIIEETQVLKEPQSVENLVISPMQHSLYVGAPSGIIQLPLSSCSRYRSCYDCILARDPYCGWDPSTHACMVTTTIANRSQSSSPVPLVLESQSSVSRTALIQDMERGNRGCEGNRDTGPPPPLKTRSVLRGDDVLLPCDQPSNLARALWLLNGSMGLSDGQDGYRVGVDGLLVTDTQPEHSGNYGCYAEENGLRTLLASYSLTVRPATPAPAPQAPAMPGAQLAPDVRLLYVLAIAALGGLCLILASSLFYVACLRGGGRGHRRKYSLGRAGRAGGSAVQLQTVSGQCPGEDDDGDDGERAGGLEGGCLQIIPGEGTPAPPPPPPPPPPTELTNGLVTLPSRLRRMNGNSYVLLRQSNNGVPAGPCSFTEELSRILEKRKHTQLVEHLDESSV; from the exons ATGTGGGGGAGGCTCTGGCCCTTCCTCCTGAGCTTCCTCACAGCAACTGCAGTCCCTGGACCCTCACTGCGGAGACCATCCAGAGAACTAGATGCCACCCCACGGATGACCATCCCCTACGAAG AGCTCTCTGGGACCCGGCACTTCAAGGGCCAAGCCCAGAACTACTCAACACTGCTGCTGGAGGAGGCCTCTGCAAGGCTGCTGGTGGGAGCCCGAGGTGCCCTGTTCTCTCTCAATGCGCAAGACATAGGAGATGGGACTCACAAAGAG ATTCGCTGGGAGGCCTCTCCAGAGATGCAAAGCAAATGTCatcaaaaagggaaaaacaaccaG ACCGAGTGCTTCAACCATGTGCGATTCCTGCAGCGGCTCAATGCCACCCACCTCTACACATGTGGGACTCATGCCTTCCAGCCTCTCTGTGCAGCCATT GATGCTGAGGCCTTCACCTTGCCAACCAGCTTCGAGGAGGGGAAAGAGAAGTGTCCTTACGACCCAGCCCGCGGCTTCACTGGCCTCATCATTG ATGGAGGCCTCTACACAGCCACTCGGTATGAATTCCGGAGCATCCCTGACATCCGCCGGAGCCGGCACCCACActccctgaggacagaggaggcacCAATGCACTGGCTCAATG ATGCTGAGTTTGTGTTCTCCGTCCTGGTGCGGGAGAGCCAGGCCAGTGCCGTGGGTGACGACGACAAAGTTTACTACTTCTTCACGGAGCGTGCTGCTGAGGAGGGTGCAGGCAGCTTTGCTCAGAGCCGCAGCAGTCACCGCGTGGCCCGTGTGGCCCGGGTGTGCAAG GGAGACCTGGGAGGGAAGAAGATCCTGCAGAAGAAGTGGACCTCCTTCTTGAAGGCACGCCTCATCTGCCACATCCCACAGTATGAGATGCTGCGCAGTGTCTGCAGCCTGCAAGCTGAcacctcagcacacacacacttctatgCGGCCTTCACGCTGACCACACAGTG GAAGACCCTCGAGGCCTCAGCCATATGCCGCTATGACCTGGCCGAGGTGCAGGCTGTCTTCGCAGGCCCCTACATGGAATACCAGGATGGTGTCCGGCGCTGGGGCCGCTACGAGGGTGGGGTGCCAGAGCCCCGGCCTGGCTCG TGCATTACAGATTCACTGCGAAGCCGAGGCTACAACTCATCCCAGGACTTGCCATCTCTGGTTCTGGACTTTGTGAAGTTACACCCACTGATGGCTCGGCCTGTGGTGCCCACACGCGGACGGCCCCTGCTGCTCAAGCGCAGTGTGCGCTACACACACCTCACGGGGACACCTGTCAGCACACCTGCCGGACCCACCTATGACCTGCTCTTTCTGGGCACAG CTGATGGCTGGATccacaaggctgtggtcctgggCTCTGGGATGCACATTATTGAAGAGACACAGGTGTTAAAGGAGCCCCAGTCTGTGGAGAACCTGGTCATCTCTCCGATGCAG CATAGCCTCTACGTGGGGGCCCCAAGTGGCATCATCCAGCTACCACTGTCCAGCTGCTCCCGCTACCGCTCCTGCTATGACTGCATCCTGGCCCGGGACCCCTACTGTGGCTGGGACCCCAGCACCCATGCCTGCATGGTGACCACCACCATAGCCAACAGGTCCCAAAGTAGCAG CCCAGTTCCCCTTGTTCTTGAATCCCAATCCTCTGTCTCCAGGACAGCACTCATACAGGACATGGAGAGAGGAAACCGAGGCTGCGAGGGCAACAGGGACACAG ggccaccaccaccactgaaGACCCGTTCTGTGCTCCGGGGTGATGATGTCCTATTGCCCTGTGACCAGCCATCCAACCTGGCCCGGGCCTTGTGGCTGCTCAATGGGAGCATGGGCCTGAGCGATGGGCAGGATGGCTACCGCGTGGGTGTGGATGGGCTGCTGGTAACAGACACGCAGCCTGAGCACAGCGGCAACTACGGCTGCTATGCTGAAGAGAACGGCCTCCGCACCCTGCTGGCCTCCTACAGCCTCACGGTGCGACCAGCCACTCCAGCCCCTGCTCCACAAGCCCCTGCCATGCCTGGGGCACAGCTGGCACCGGATGTGCGGCTGCTCTACGTGTTAGCCATTGCTGCACTTGGTGGCCTCTGCCTCATCctggcttcctccctcttctaCGTGGCCTGTCTTCGGGGAGGTGGACGAGGGCACCGTCGAAAATACTCACTGGGTCGGGCCGGCCGGGCAGGGGGCTCTGCTGTGCAGCTGCAGACAGTCTCAGGCCAGTGTCCTGGAGAGGATGATGACGGTGATGATGGGGAACGGGCTGGGGGCTTAGAGGGTGGCTGCCTCCAGATCATCCCCGGAGAGGGAACCCCAGCCCCGCCGCCgccaccccccccaccaccaccaactgAGCTGACCAATGGGCTGGTGACGCTGCCCAGCCGGCTGCGCAGGATGAATGGCAACAGCTACGTGCTCCTGAGGCAGAGCAACAATGGAGTGCCAGCGGGGCCCTGCTCCTTCACCGAGGAGCTCAGCCGCATCCTGGAGAAGAGGAAGCACACACAGCTCGTAGAGCACCTGGATGAGAGCTCTGTCTGA
- the MRPL43 gene encoding large ribosomal subunit protein mL43 — MTARGTASRFLTSVLHNGLGRYVQQLQRLSFSLSRDAPSSRGAREFVEREVTDFARRNPGVVIYVNPRPCCVPRVVAEYLNGAVREESLNCKSVEEIATLVQKLADQSGLDVIRIRKPFHTDSPSIQGQWHPFTNKPTALGGLRPREVQNPAPTQRPAQ, encoded by the exons ATGACTGCCCGCGGGACCGCGAGCCGCTTCCTGACGAGTGTCCTGCACAACGGGCTGGGTCGCTACGTGCAGCAGCTGCAGCGGCTCAGCTTTAGCCTCAGCCGTGACGCGCCCTCGTCCCGCGGCGCCAG GGAGTTCGTGGAACGGGAGGTGACCGACTTCGCCCGCCGGAATCCCGGGGTCGTCATATATGTGAACCCGCGGCCGTGCTGTGTGCCGAGAGTAGTGGCCGAATACC TTAATGGGGCTGTGCGCGAGGAGAGCCTCAATTGCAAGTCGGTCGAGGAGATCGCCACGCTGGTGCAGAAGCTGGCCGACCAGTCGGGTTTGGACGTGATCCGCATCCGCAAGCCCTTCCACACGGACAGTCCTAGCATCCAGGGTCAGTGGCACCCCTTCACCAACAAACCGACAGCACTGGGCGGGCTGCGCCCTCGAGAGGTCCAGAATCCTGCCCCGACCCAGCGGCCAGCACAATGA
- the TWNK gene encoding twinkle mtDNA helicase, translated as MWVLLRSGYPLRILLPLRGAWMGRRGLPRSLAPGPPRRRYRKEALPALEAPVLPVTTTEIRQYLRARGIPFQDGHSCLRAPSPFVGASKLKHQTGAASFSLFIDKTTGRFLCMTTLAEGSWEDFQASVEGQGGGAREGVLLSEAPEAEDSEEVRRIWDRAIPLWELPESEEAQLARMMFGLTKVTDDTLKRFSVRYLRPARRLVFPWFSPGGLGLRGLKLLGAETQGDGVQYMETTIPRPGAYHNLFGLPLISRRDVEVVLTSRELDSLALNQSTGLPTLALPRGTACLPPALLPYLEQFRRVVLWLGNDLRSWEAAKLFARKLNPKRCSLVRPGDKQPSPLEALNQGLNLSRILRTALPAWHKSIVSFRQLREEVLGELSNVEQAAGVRWSRFPDLNRLLKGHRKGELTVFTGPTGSGKTTFISEYALDLCTQGVNTLWGSFEISNVRLARVMLTQFAVGRLEEQLDKYDEWADRFEDLPLYFMTFHGQQSIRTVIDTMQHAVYVYDICHVVIDNLQFMMGHEQLSTDRIAAQDYIVGAFRKFATDSSCHVTLVIHPRKEDDDKELQTASIFGSAKASQEADNVLILQDRKLVTGPGKRYLQVSKNRFDGDVGVFPLEFNKSSLTFSIPPKSKARLKKIKDDNGLVAKKPSSGKKGAMPQISETCSNQARNPNQPDLSKPSR; from the exons ATGTGGGTCCTCCTCCGAAGCGGGTACCCCCTCCGCATCCTGCTGCCCCTGCGTGGGGCGTGGATGGGACGGAGAGGCCTGCCCCGAAGCTTGGCCCCCGGCCCTCCTCGCAGACGGTACAGGAAGGAGGCTCTTCCCGCCTTGGAGGCACCAGTGCTGCCTGTAACCACAACTGAAATCCGCCAGTATTTGCGGGCCCGTGGGATCCCCTTCCAGGATGGACACAGCTGCCTGCGGGCACCGAGTCCCTTTGTGGGGGCCTCAAAGCTCAAGCACCAGACTGGTGCAGCTTCCTTCAGCCTCTTCATTGACAAGACCACTGGCCGCTTTCTCTGCATGACCACCCTAGCAGAGGGGAGCTGGGAAGACTTTCAGGCCAGCGTGGAGGGGCAAGGGGGTGGGGCCAGAGAAGGGGTCCTACTCAGTGAGGCCCCAGAAGCTGAGGACAGTGAGGAGGTCCGGAGGATCTGGGACCGAGCCATACCTCTCTGGGAGCTGCCTGAGTCGGAGGAAGCCCAGCTAGCTCGCATGATGTTTGGCCTCACCAAAGTGACAGATGACACACTTAAGCGTTTCAGCGTGCGCTATCTGCGGCCTGCTCGCAGGCTTGTCTTCCCTTGGTTCTCCCCTGGAGGTTTGGGATTGCGAGGCCTGAAGCTACTAGGGGCCGAAACCCAGGGCGATGGGGTGCAGTATATGGAGACCACCATTCCCCGGCCTGGTGCCTACCACAATCTGTTTGGGTTACCACTGATCAGTCGACGAGATGTTGAAGTGGTATTGACAAGTCGTGAGCTGGACAGTCTGGCCTTGAACCAGTCCACAGGGCTGCCCACTCTAGCCCTACCCCGAGGAACAGCCTGCTTACCCCCTGCCCTGCTTCCTTACCTCGAACAGTTCCGACGGGTTGTGCTCTGGCTGGGGAATGACCTTCGGTCCTGGGAAGCTGCCAAGTTGTTTGCCCGAAAACTGAACCCCAAACGATGCTCCTTGGTGCGGCCTGGGGACAAGCAGCCCTCTCCCCTGGAGGCTCTGAACCAAGGCTTAAATCTTTCTCGTATTCTGCGTACTGCCCTGCCCGCCTGGCACAAGTCTATCGTGTCTTTCCGGCAGCTTCGGGAGGAGGTGCTAGGAGAACTGTCAAACGTGGAGCAGGCAGCTGGTGTTCGCTGGAGCCGCTTCCCAGACCTCAATCGTCTTTTGAAGGGACATCGGAAGGGCGAGCTGACAGTGTTCACAG GGCCAACAGGCAGTGGAAAGACAACATTCATCAGTGAGTATGCCCTGGATTTGTGTACCCAAGGAGTGAACACACTGTGGGGTAGCTTTGAGATCAGCAACGTGAGACTAGCCCGTGTCATGCTGACACAGTTCGCTGTGGGACGACTGGAAGAGCAACTGGACAAATACGATGAGTGGGCTGACCGCTTTGAGGACTTGCCCCTCTATTTCATGACTTTTCATGGGCAACAGAGCATCAG GACTGTAATAGACACAATGCAACATGCAGTCTATGTTTACGACATTTGTCATGTGGTCATCGACAATCTGCAGTTCATGATGGGTCATGAGCAGCTGTCCACAGACAG GATTGCAGCTCAAGACTACATTGTCGGGGCCTTTCGGAAGTTTGCAACAGACAGTAGCTGCCATGTAACACTGGTCATTCACCCCCGAAAAGAGGATGATGATAAAGAACTACAGACAGCATCCATTTTTGGCTCAGCCAAA GCAAGCCAGGAAGCAGACAACGTTCTGATCCTGCAGGACAGGAAACTGGTAACTGGGCCAGGGAAACGGTATCTGCAGGTGTCCAAGAACCGCTTTGATGGAGATGTAGGTGTCTTCCCACTTGAATTCAACAAGAGTTCTCTCACCTTCTCCATACCACCAAAGAGCAAGGCCCGGCTCAAGAAGATCAAGGATGACAATGGACTAGTGGCCAAAAAGCCCTCTTCTGGCAAAAAGGGGGCTATGCCCCAGATCTCTGAGACTTGTTCCAACCAGGCCCGCAACCCCAACCAGCCAGACCTCTCCAAGCCTTCAAGGTGA